tcttAATCACCTCAATTTCGGAATTACTTCAAAACAAAGAATATTTTGTAGCATGTATAGGATCATTTCAAAGGAAATAAGGTGGcatcaatttcttttattatgaaTTTGGTGCAGGATAAAGATTACATGAAGACTCCATTCTAGCTGATGGTCCAAGTTATCAATGttttttgtattctttgatTTGCAAACATCCTTTCTCATGGCATTGCCTGGGAGAATCTTGTTTGATTCCTgctccccaccccccccccccccaccccccaaaaaaaaaaaaaaaaaaaaattgttgtaaggaaataaaaagagagattttttcagttaaagggatttttttttttttttttttttttttaagatttactGTCCAGATAAAATTCATCTTGCTCTCCAAAAATTCTGACTCATCTTTGGGTAACTTTGTGTTCAAATATTGTTTACTTGAACACCCAAATTCAGATCTGGACACCAATACTGGCATGCATGTTTCCATACATCTTTTCTGCTTTTGATGAACCGCTAATCCTTAAACAGGGCTTTCGCACCAGGTGTTTTGGATAAGGATGTTTTTGGTCTTCAAACTCTACAACATATGATGCGGATGACCCGTACATGGGATTCAACCATGTCAATGATACCAAAAGGCGGGGATACCATTTGGGGTGGCCTTGATTGGTCTCCTGAAGGATACTTCAACTGTAGTGCAAAGAAGTTGAAAAATAATGATACCAACACTGCAGACCAAAATGGAAAGGGAGGTCTGGGTTCTACAAAAAGAGTAAATTATGGGAGGATCATTTCATTTGGGAAAGATGTAGCTGAGATACATTCCTCCGAGATTGAGATGGTGGATTTCAGGGTAATGTTCTGGGTTTTAgtttgattgctataagttcTCTTTCCATTGAAAGTAGAcatatcttctctctctccccgcACTGCCTCTGTGTGTGCGTGCATACCTAAAAAGTATACAAAGTGTATTTCTTTCTCCCACCTGTGAAAGGTTATACACTTATAATCAAGTTTATATAGAACAAGAGGATGATAGAAAAAGTGTGATGTATTGTAACTAACAAAAAAGGATACTTTAGTagtttattaaacaaaaaattagtagaatgcataaaaaattataataataataataatgaatctCACAAATGAGAATCAAGAAGATGGCCTAGTTGATTGAATGAGATGACTATGTCTGGGAATAAATAGGTAGCAAGAAACAAATCATTCCTTTTTTTAACAAGTAGCTTATTTTCTGaaaagttattttaaaaaaaaaatcatccatatgATTGATGAGCCATAAGATAGCCCATGGTTcatatgaaattaattatttaaatggaAGGGTTTTTTTATTCCTGCCCACCAGTCTGCATGCAAGGAAATTAGTCTTATTGATTGATCCATTTCATCTGTATCAATACTTTGTAATTTACACTATATCTGCTTTCTAGTATCAAATTTCTGGGTAAGATTTTGTAGCTACGGAGTGATGCAACTGCTTTGCAAGATTATGCAAAGATAGACTACTGTTTTTTCCTGTGTTTTATGTGGAGGACTAATGCTTTCTTCTTGTTATTTCAAATGCGAGCCTGTATTGTCACATATCATTTGCTAGAATGCACAATCAATCGTATGAAAGGCAGACTACTGTTTTTTGCACTCTACGAGTGCTGATTTCTTTAGAGTCCaagctttttaaaataaataaataaacaaaaaaaaattcccgaACTGTATTTTAGTAATCAGTAACTGAAATATCGTACATCTGCCCCTGAGATACTCACTAATTTGAGGCATTTGCTACCTAGACTAGCGATTGTTATTTGTCTGAAGTATTTTGCTTGGAGTTCTATGTgcttactttctcttttattggCTTACTGGCAGGATGCTTTCAAGGGTAGTAACCTTATAAATGCAACCAAGTGTGATGTATGGACAGAGTACCATGAAATGGGTATTGAGGGTGTAAAAGCTATTGCAGATTACAAAGTTTACACAGCTGGGTCAATTTTGGATCTGCTTCATTATGTTGCCCCCAAGATGATGGCACGTGGAGATGCTCATTTTTCATATGGAATTGCTGACAATTTGGATGACCCTAAATACCAACATTACAAATATTGGTCAAACCCCTTAGAAACAAAGTGagtttttcaacttttcttaTGAGCGATGAATTACCCtgacataatattttttcttcaaatgtttttgATGATGTGCTATTTAAGTTGTACAAAGTATGTGCACCAATGtgaagtgtgtgtatataaatatGCACATGTATGCATATCTATTTATATGTTTGTAGACACATTGAGCATGGTGTTACATAATCTAGTTAcctatcaaaacaaaacaaaaaaaaaaacaaaaaaaagatgctACGTAATCTAGTTGGAAGGTTCTCTTCTGTTTGGTACAGAAGCTTGGGAAAATGGGTTAAAATCTATCTTATATTATAGTTACTGGAGAAATTGATCTCTGAAATTTTGTGAATTATCTAGGGCccatttggtacatgtgtttaaacacatgttttcagtttttaaacaacattacatgtatttccacacattttttcacccacacgtacttccaaaaaatacaaacaacgttactagaacaacactACCAAACGGACCCCTAATGTGTTGGAAATTCCATCTCTTCTTGATCttaaaatattatgattagGCTGACAATATGATTTGTTTATTCATCACTATAATAGCAATGAATGTTCTTTAGTTGTTCTAGGTTGGCTATAGTTCAAGTGAACTCCCCTTTAATATTGCTGCTTAAACTTCTGTACTGCCTTGCAGATTACCAAATGCTCCAGACATGGAAATCTACTCTATGTATGGCGTTGGAGTTCCCACGGAAAGAGCATATGTATACAAGTTAACTCCTCCATCAGAATGTTACATTCCATTTCAGATAGATACCTCGGCAGAGGGTGGAAGTGAGGACTCTTGTCTAAAAGGTGGTGTTTTTTCTGTTGACGGAGATGAAACTGTGCCTGTTTTAAGTTCAGGTTTTATGTGTGCTAAAGGTTGGCGGGGAAAAACCCGTTTCAATCCTTCAGGCATTCATACTTACATAAGGGAGTACAATCATGCCCCTCCCGCTAATCTTCTAGAGGGCCGGGGCACCCAAAGTGGTGCCCATGTTGATATAATGGGTAATTTTGCATTGATAGAAGATATTATAAGAGTAGCAGCAGGGGCCACTGGAGAGGACTTGGGTGGGGATCGAGTTTACTCTGATATTTTCAAATGGTCCGAAAACATCAACTTACAACTCTAGATTCATGGTGAGTATTTGAAGTTTATCGATACAATTTCCTTAAATGTTTGAAGCAATATATTGTTGAATGCAACTTTAATTGATTTAACCTTGGGATACTGGCTTTGCCTTTCAACaccaaaccccccccccccccccccctttccataaaatataaaacgTTCTCTTGGTTGAAGTTTGAGGTTTTGTGAAATTGCCCAAAGTTTCATATATTCATACAAAAACATCAGTCTCAACTTTTTGTAGTGCTTGATTAATGATTCAACCTAAAAATAAACCTTATCCCAAGTTCTCGAGCTTTAGGTCTTTGATTACACATTGTTTTCATTAATCTGAAGCCTTATCTTCTCTGAATGGCAGAAATCATGCTTGactaatataatataatcaaaGGACACACAATATATTGAGGTAATCCAGtactatttttgtttctgtCCTTGGTGTTA
This DNA window, taken from Quercus robur chromosome 2, dhQueRobu3.1, whole genome shotgun sequence, encodes the following:
- the LOC126714161 gene encoding phospholipid:diacylglycerol acyltransferase 1-like, translating into MSFLRRRKATKAEENNSEDPQIDTASKNDDVVDNDNRKQKLIQKHESEESSRRRRRSSSRRWNCVDSCCWFIGCICSIWWFLLFMYNAMPASFPQYVTEAITGPLPDPPGVKLRKEGLTAQHPVVFVPGIVTGGLELWEGHQCAEGLFRRRLWGGTFGELYRRPLCWVEHMSLDNETGLDSPGIRVRPVSGLVAADYFAPGYFVWAVLIANLARIGYEEKTMYMAAYDWRLSFQNTEVRDQTLSRIKSNVELMVATNGGKKVVVIPHSMGVIYFLHFMKWVEAPAPMGGGGGSNWCAKHIKAVMNIGAPFLGVPKAVSGLFSIEAKDVAVARAFAPGVLDKDVFGLQTLQHMMRMTRTWDSTMSMIPKGGDTIWGGLDWSPEGYFNCSAKKLKNNDTNTADQNGKGGLGSTKRVNYGRIISFGKDVAEIHSSEIEMVDFRDAFKGSNLINATKCDVWTEYHEMGIEGVKAIADYKVYTAGSILDLLHYVAPKMMARGDAHFSYGIADNLDDPKYQHYKYWSNPLETKLPNAPDMEIYSMYGVGVPTERAYVYKLTPPSECYIPFQIDTSAEGGSEDSCLKGGVFSVDGDETVPVLSSGFMCAKGWRGKTRFNPSGIHTYIREYNHAPPANLLEGRGTQSGAHVDIMGNFALIEDIIRVAAGATGEDLGGDRVYSDIFKWSENINLQL